One window of Litorilinea aerophila genomic DNA carries:
- a CDS encoding ABC transporter permease, producing the protein MMRTSRWLYVSLITVYLFLLGPFLIIFIAAFGAEATLAFPPRGGFSLHWFSNVFQTSQFVDSFWISLGVGLLATAIALLLGVPVAYVVVHFRFPGEGLLETLFSSPILVPGLVVGFAMLRFFVLLGNFDVFTGLLIGHTAVLFPYSVRVVSASLRNLDPAIEEAAISLGAGRLRSFFLVVLPNIQAGIAAAFILAFITSFNNVPISLFLTGPGVTTLPISMLVYMEYYFDPTVAALSTLLIVFSVILVQGTERLLGLSQYV; encoded by the coding sequence ATGATGCGAACATCCCGCTGGCTCTACGTCAGCCTGATTACCGTTTACCTTTTTCTATTGGGCCCGTTCCTGATCATCTTCATCGCCGCCTTTGGCGCGGAGGCCACCCTGGCCTTCCCCCCACGGGGCGGCTTCTCCCTCCACTGGTTCAGCAACGTCTTCCAGACTTCCCAGTTCGTGGACAGCTTCTGGATCAGCCTGGGGGTGGGCCTGCTGGCCACGGCCATCGCCCTGCTGCTGGGCGTGCCCGTGGCCTACGTGGTGGTCCACTTCCGCTTTCCGGGGGAAGGGCTCCTGGAGACCCTCTTCTCCTCGCCCATCCTGGTGCCGGGACTGGTGGTGGGCTTCGCCATGTTGCGCTTCTTCGTGCTGTTGGGCAACTTCGACGTCTTCACCGGCCTGCTCATCGGCCACACCGCGGTGCTCTTCCCGTACAGCGTGCGGGTGGTTTCGGCCAGCCTGCGCAACCTGGATCCGGCCATCGAAGAGGCGGCCATCAGCCTGGGCGCGGGGCGCCTGCGCAGCTTCTTCCTGGTGGTGTTGCCCAACATCCAGGCCGGCATCGCCGCGGCCTTCATCCTGGCCTTCATCACTTCTTTCAACAACGTACCCATCTCCCTCTTCCTGACCGGCCCGGGCGTCACCACCCTGCCCATTTCCATGCTGGTCTACATGGAGTACTACTTCGACCCCACCGTCGCCGCCCTCTCCACCCTGCTCATCGTCTTTTCGGTGATCCTGGTGCAGGGGACGGAGCGGCTCCTGGGGCTGTCGCAATACGTGTAA
- a CDS encoding ABC transporter ATP-binding protein, with protein MAYLQLIDLQVAYDRNVPVLDGFHLSVERGELVSLLGPSGCGKTTTLRTVAGFIEPSRGQVLVDGQDYTRLPPNRRDIGLVFQSYALFPHLSVFQNVAFGLRMRGLRGPEVERRVREALALVDLAGYENRRPAQLSGGQRQRVAVARAIVIEPKLLLMDEPLSNLDAKLRTSMRTELRRLQQRLGITMLYVTHDQVEALSLSDRVVVMNRGQIEQIGTPEEIFHQPATPFVADFMGFDNCFPATVAEVQGETITLQADGHRLAVTRRRSTAAVRPGEPVSVYFRPEGGYLCTEPAANSIPVRILLSTFRGSSVEYVVESGLGEFMVHMDEEQPRFEAGPAHLQLAPRNLVVMPRADDLLQPSSGAEGTRQELTGKEANKKAANKNAVSKEVLP; from the coding sequence ATGGCCTATCTTCAACTGATCGACCTACAAGTCGCATATGACCGCAACGTGCCGGTCTTGGATGGCTTCCACCTGAGCGTGGAGCGGGGCGAGCTGGTCTCCCTCCTGGGGCCCAGCGGCTGTGGCAAGACCACCACCCTGCGCACCGTCGCCGGCTTCATCGAACCCAGCCGGGGCCAGGTCCTGGTGGACGGCCAGGACTACACCCGCCTGCCGCCCAACAGGCGGGACATCGGCCTGGTCTTCCAGAGCTATGCCCTCTTTCCCCACCTGAGCGTCTTCCAAAATGTGGCCTTTGGCCTGCGCATGCGGGGACTGCGGGGGCCGGAAGTGGAGCGTCGGGTGCGGGAGGCGCTGGCCCTGGTGGACCTGGCCGGCTATGAAAACCGGCGTCCGGCCCAGCTCTCCGGTGGGCAGCGCCAGCGGGTAGCCGTGGCCCGGGCCATCGTCATCGAGCCCAAGCTGCTGCTCATGGATGAACCCCTGAGCAACCTGGACGCCAAGCTGCGCACCAGCATGCGCACCGAGCTGCGCCGGCTGCAGCAGCGATTGGGCATCACCATGCTCTACGTCACCCACGACCAGGTGGAAGCCCTCTCCCTTTCCGACCGCGTTGTGGTCATGAACCGGGGCCAGATCGAGCAGATCGGCACGCCCGAGGAGATCTTTCACCAGCCCGCCACCCCCTTCGTGGCCGATTTCATGGGCTTCGACAACTGCTTCCCCGCCACGGTGGCGGAGGTCCAGGGCGAGACCATCACCCTCCAGGCGGATGGCCACCGGCTGGCGGTGACCCGCCGTCGCTCTACCGCAGCGGTGCGCCCTGGGGAGCCGGTCTCCGTCTACTTCCGGCCCGAGGGTGGATACCTCTGCACCGAGCCGGCAGCCAACAGCATCCCGGTCCGGATCCTCCTTTCCACCTTCCGGGGCAGCAGCGTGGAGTATGTGGTGGAGAGCGGGCTGGGCGAGTTCATGGTGCACATGGACGAGGAGCAGCCCCGTTTCGAGGCTGGCCCGGCCCACCTGCAACTGGCGCCCCGCAACCTGGTGGTGATGCCCCGGGCCGACGACCTGCTGCAGCCTTCCTCGGGAGCCGAAGGGACCAGGCAGGAATTAACCGGGAAAGAAGCGAACAAGAAAGCAGCGAACAAGAATGCAGTGAGCAAGGAGGTGCTGCCGTGA
- a CDS encoding adenine deaminase: protein MSLIQAALGRIPVDLLLTNVRLANVITGEIYPADIAIYQGKIAAVEPPHSQPLRPAVQVLDGQGMLAVPGLIDAHLHIESTLVTPAHFAAGVLPRGTTTVAEDPHEVANVLGAEGIRAMLAASADLPLKVEYLISSSVPSAVGLETSGGEIGPAEVEALRALPHVIGLAEVMDGAALLAEDPRLLGILAAMGGGNGLRGPDSPGVIEGHNPMLRGRALAAFVAAGVDSDHTLATPEDLVEKARQGVTLMLQERYLSAEAIAALMSLPMDCGVCLVTDDVAPDYLLQYGHLDRVLRRAIELGMAPMHALRAATWNPARRLRLWDRGAITPGRAADLVLTPSLESFEAHRVFVNGQLVAEEGRCLWQPPTQDPLLAYTHTVHLPAQQPQDFEIAAPVAEGEVRVRVMECVPGTTLVRAGEAVLPVHGGRLQLPPDGDLAYLAVVERHGRHGGRAFGIVRGLGLSRGAVATTYAHDSHNLAVMGCSPVEMAAAANAVIETQGGIAVVAGERLLARMPLPIAGILSAAPVEQAAREVAAVGQALRSLGLDHPYWLMRISTFTLPVSSGLRITDLGLVDARERRLVDLFL from the coding sequence GTGAGCCTGATCCAGGCCGCGCTGGGCCGCATCCCCGTGGATTTGCTCCTGACCAACGTCCGGCTGGCCAACGTCATCACCGGCGAGATCTACCCGGCCGACATCGCCATCTACCAGGGCAAGATTGCCGCGGTGGAGCCACCCCATAGCCAACCTCTGCGCCCCGCTGTCCAGGTGCTGGACGGCCAGGGGATGCTGGCGGTGCCCGGCCTCATCGACGCGCACCTGCACATCGAGAGCACCCTGGTGACGCCGGCCCACTTTGCCGCCGGGGTCCTGCCCCGGGGCACCACCACCGTGGCCGAGGATCCCCACGAGGTGGCCAACGTCCTGGGCGCGGAGGGCATCCGCGCCATGCTGGCCGCCTCGGCGGACCTGCCCCTCAAGGTGGAGTACCTGATCAGCTCCAGCGTGCCCTCGGCCGTGGGGCTGGAGACTTCCGGCGGCGAGATCGGCCCCGCGGAAGTGGAGGCCCTCCGCGCCCTGCCCCATGTCATCGGCCTGGCCGAGGTGATGGACGGTGCGGCGCTTCTTGCCGAGGACCCCCGCCTGCTGGGCATCCTGGCGGCCATGGGCGGCGGCAACGGCCTGCGTGGCCCCGACAGCCCTGGCGTCATCGAGGGCCATAACCCCATGCTGCGGGGTCGCGCCCTGGCCGCCTTCGTGGCCGCGGGCGTGGATTCGGACCACACCCTGGCCACGCCCGAAGACCTGGTGGAGAAAGCCCGCCAGGGGGTGACCCTCATGCTGCAGGAGCGCTACCTCTCGGCCGAGGCCATCGCCGCGCTGATGTCCCTGCCCATGGACTGCGGTGTCTGCCTGGTGACCGACGACGTGGCGCCGGACTATTTGCTCCAATACGGCCACCTGGACCGGGTGTTGCGCCGGGCCATCGAACTGGGCATGGCGCCCATGCACGCGCTGCGGGCGGCCACCTGGAACCCCGCCCGGCGTCTGCGCCTGTGGGATCGGGGCGCCATCACTCCCGGCCGCGCGGCCGATCTCGTCCTGACCCCCAGCCTGGAAAGCTTCGAAGCGCATCGTGTCTTTGTGAACGGCCAGCTGGTAGCCGAAGAGGGGCGCTGCCTCTGGCAGCCGCCGACCCAAGATCCCCTGCTGGCCTATACCCACACCGTGCACCTGCCTGCCCAGCAGCCCCAGGATTTCGAGATCGCTGCGCCGGTGGCGGAGGGAGAAGTCCGGGTGCGGGTCATGGAGTGCGTCCCTGGGACGACCCTGGTGCGGGCCGGGGAGGCGGTGCTCCCGGTGCATGGCGGGCGGCTCCAGCTGCCGCCGGATGGCGACCTGGCCTATCTGGCGGTGGTGGAACGTCATGGCCGCCACGGCGGCCGGGCCTTTGGCATCGTGCGGGGGCTGGGCCTGAGCCGGGGGGCGGTGGCCACCACCTATGCCCATGACAGCCACAACCTGGCCGTCATGGGGTGCAGCCCGGTGGAGATGGCAGCCGCGGCCAACGCGGTCATCGAGACCCAGGGCGGCATTGCGGTGGTGGCCGGTGAGCGGTTGCTGGCCCGCATGCCCCTGCCCATCGCGGGGATCCTCTCGGCCGCGCCGGTGGAGCAGGCCGCGCGGGAGGTGGCGGCCGTGGGACAGGCCTTACGCAGCCTGGGCCTGGATCACCCCTACTGGCTCATGCGCATCTCCACCTTCACATTGCCCGTCAGCTCTGGCCTGCGTATCACCGACCTGGGCCTGGTGGATGCCCGGGAACGTCGTCTGGTCGATCTCTTCCTGTAA